In Streptomyces sp. NBC_00483, a single window of DNA contains:
- a CDS encoding ABC transporter permease, producing the protein MPLTTKRAAGALHRSPRLRLSLLLAAPLTWLVVAYLGSLAVLFLSALWTTDPFTSDIVRTWTLDNFKALFTTAVYRQVALRSVGVALGVTALCIVIAFPIAFYTARVAKPRWRPLLVVAILTPLWASYLVKAYAWRVMLAQGGLLDWLLKPFGLNAPGYGLVATVLVLTYLWLPYMILPIHAGLERVPDSVLDASADLGARAWRTFRTVLFPLVLPSVAAGSVFTFSLSLGDYIAVQIVGGKTQLIGNLVYANITLDLPLAAALGTVPVVVIVLYLLAVRRTGALSSL; encoded by the coding sequence GTGCCACTGACCACGAAGCGGGCCGCCGGGGCGCTGCACCGCAGCCCCCGGCTCCGCCTGTCCCTGCTGCTCGCCGCGCCCCTCACCTGGCTGGTCGTGGCCTACCTCGGCTCGCTCGCGGTCCTGTTCCTCTCCGCCCTGTGGACCACGGACCCGTTCACGTCGGACATCGTGCGGACGTGGACGCTGGACAACTTCAAGGCGCTGTTCACGACCGCCGTGTACCGCCAAGTGGCCCTGCGCAGCGTGGGTGTCGCGCTCGGCGTGACGGCGTTGTGCATCGTGATCGCGTTCCCCATCGCCTTCTACACGGCGCGCGTCGCGAAGCCCCGATGGCGCCCGCTGCTGGTGGTCGCGATCCTCACGCCGCTGTGGGCGAGCTATCTGGTCAAGGCGTACGCGTGGCGCGTCATGCTGGCCCAAGGCGGCCTGCTGGACTGGCTGTTGAAGCCGTTCGGCCTCAATGCCCCCGGCTACGGGCTTGTCGCGACGGTCCTCGTCCTGACCTACCTCTGGCTGCCGTACATGATCCTGCCGATCCACGCAGGACTCGAACGCGTCCCCGACAGCGTGCTCGACGCCTCCGCCGACCTAGGCGCCCGCGCCTGGCGCACCTTCCGTACGGTGCTGTTCCCGCTCGTCCTGCCGTCGGTCGCGGCGGGCTCCGTCTTCACGTTCTCGCTCAGCCTCGGCGACTACATCGCGGTCCAAATCGTGGGCGGGAAGACGCAGTTGATCGGCAACCTCGTCTACGCGAACATCACGCTCGACCTGCCGCTGGCGGCGGCGCTCGGCACCGTGCCGGTCGTGGTCATCGTCCTGTACCTGCTGGCGGTGCGCCGCACGGGCGCGCTCAGCAGCCTCTGA